In the genome of Nocardioides seonyuensis, one region contains:
- the asnB gene encoding asparagine synthase (glutamine-hydrolyzing), translating to MCGIAGIHSPSGRPDTDLLQQMMTALSHRGPDGSGYYRDSEVALGHTRLAIIDPNLGVQPMCGEREDVWVTFNGEIFNYVELRAQLVDRGHDFRTRSDTEVIVHAWEEWGPDCFERFNGQWALAIWDRRTSELVLSRDRLGVRPLYFTRVGRDLVFASEVKALFAHPGVTRSFDPVGLDEVFTFWSTVAPRTVFAGVEQLVPGTFMVVRDGLVDEARPFWQPSFPERGAGRGADLDENAAGLRERLIEATRLRFERSDFPVGAYLSGGIDSAVTAGIIRDFTDADLHTFSLRFADAEYDEGGHQALMTRRLGTTHRDIVVSPRDIGEVFPDVVRHAETPLLRTAPAPMYLLSGLVRESGFKVVVTGEGSDEVLAGYDIFREAKVREFWSRDPSSPVRARAVELLYPWLDRNPNQAPAFARSFFGRNLDATDPALSHRPRWDSTAALKAMLRPAWRAESSDAAARLLDRMPAEAAGWDGLSRAQWLEMTTLLPGYILASQGDRMLMANSIEGRFPFLDANVVEFAGQLPARQKILGLDEKHLLKRAFRDMLPPEIVARPKQPYRAPDAAGFVGAGAPSWVAEATSPEAVEAAGVFTPVVVQSLLEKARRSRGRALSNTDGMRLCAVLSVQLLHQQFLGDRAAGPERIGAPADPPRPMTTFDQLETQRRTACR from the coding sequence ATGTGCGGCATCGCAGGCATCCACAGCCCGTCCGGACGCCCGGACACCGACCTGCTCCAGCAGATGATGACTGCACTGAGTCACCGAGGTCCTGACGGCAGCGGCTACTACCGTGACTCCGAGGTGGCACTGGGTCACACCCGGCTCGCGATCATCGACCCCAACCTCGGCGTGCAGCCCATGTGCGGCGAGCGCGAGGACGTCTGGGTCACGTTCAACGGCGAGATCTTCAACTACGTCGAGCTGCGTGCACAGCTGGTCGACCGTGGTCACGACTTCCGTACCCGCAGCGACACCGAGGTCATCGTGCACGCGTGGGAGGAGTGGGGGCCCGACTGCTTCGAGCGCTTCAACGGGCAGTGGGCGCTCGCGATCTGGGACCGTCGTACCTCTGAGCTGGTGCTGTCCCGCGACAGGCTCGGGGTGCGCCCGCTCTACTTCACGAGGGTGGGTCGTGACCTGGTCTTCGCCTCCGAGGTCAAGGCGCTGTTCGCCCACCCGGGAGTCACTCGCTCGTTCGACCCGGTGGGACTGGACGAGGTGTTCACCTTCTGGTCGACCGTCGCGCCGCGCACGGTCTTCGCCGGCGTCGAGCAGCTCGTGCCGGGGACGTTCATGGTCGTCCGGGACGGGCTCGTGGACGAGGCCCGCCCCTTCTGGCAGCCCTCCTTCCCCGAGCGTGGAGCCGGTCGGGGCGCCGACCTCGACGAGAACGCCGCCGGTCTGCGCGAGCGCCTGATCGAGGCCACCCGGCTTCGTTTCGAGCGCAGCGACTTCCCTGTCGGGGCCTACCTCTCGGGCGGCATCGACTCAGCAGTCACCGCCGGCATCATCCGCGACTTCACCGATGCGGACCTGCACACGTTCTCCCTGCGGTTCGCCGACGCCGAGTACGACGAGGGTGGGCACCAGGCACTGATGACCCGCCGCCTGGGCACGACCCACCGCGACATCGTCGTGTCTCCTCGCGACATCGGGGAGGTGTTCCCCGATGTGGTCCGGCATGCCGAGACCCCGCTCCTGCGGACGGCCCCGGCCCCGATGTACCTGCTGTCCGGCCTGGTTCGCGAGTCCGGCTTCAAGGTGGTGGTCACCGGCGAGGGCTCCGACGAGGTGCTGGCCGGCTACGACATCTTCCGGGAGGCGAAGGTCAGGGAGTTCTGGTCGAGAGATCCTTCGTCCCCGGTCCGGGCCCGTGCGGTCGAGCTGCTCTATCCATGGCTTGACCGCAACCCCAACCAGGCCCCGGCGTTCGCGCGGAGCTTCTTCGGGCGGAACCTCGACGCGACCGATCCGGCCCTCTCGCACCGACCCCGCTGGGACAGCACCGCGGCGCTGAAGGCGATGCTGCGCCCGGCATGGAGAGCGGAGTCGTCCGACGCCGCTGCCAGGCTGCTGGACAGGATGCCGGCGGAGGCCGCAGGGTGGGACGGTCTCTCACGCGCACAGTGGCTCGAGATGACCACGCTGCTGCCGGGATACATCCTGGCGTCCCAGGGGGACCGGATGCTGATGGCGAACTCCATCGAGGGACGGTTTCCCTTCCTCGACGCCAACGTGGTCGAGTTCGCGGGCCAGCTCCCGGCGCGCCAGAAGATCCTGGGGCTGGACGAGAAGCACCTTCTCAAGCGCGCCTTCCGCGACATGCTCCCGCCCGAGATCGTCGCCCGGCCCAAGCAGCCCTACCGAGCCCCTGACGCGGCGGGGTTCGTGGGTGCCGGGGCTCCGAGCTGGGTCGCTGAGGCCACGTCCCCGGAGGCCGTCGAGGCAGCGGGCGTCTTCACCCCGGTGGTGGTCCAGTCCCTCCTCGAGAAGGCGCGGCGCTCACGCGGCAGGGCCCTCTCCAACACCGATGGCATGCGCCTGTGCGCCGTGCTTTCGGTCCAGCTGCTCCACCAGCAGTTCCTGGGCGACCGGGCCGCTGGCCCGGAGCGCATCGGGGCCCCGGCCGACCCGCCACGACCCATGACCACCTTCGACCAGCTAGAAACCCAGAGGAGAACAGCATGTCGGTAG
- a CDS encoding lasso peptide biosynthesis B2 protein yields MSGPRLSVHGVGVSDLGRTAVAFLLAAVVEVGLHTLRLPRLSRLLGVPLDIDPQRDIEVTAPVIVPRWARRRLRATRRALRYWPFGDSCLRLALVGGCLVRRLDPVLRIGVAKHDGEFKAHAWLEIGGLSLDPASVDFAPVESVRA; encoded by the coding sequence ATGAGCGGCCCTCGTCTGTCCGTGCACGGAGTCGGTGTGTCCGACCTCGGTCGGACCGCCGTCGCGTTCCTGCTCGCCGCGGTGGTCGAGGTCGGGCTCCACACGCTCCGGCTGCCCCGTCTCTCCCGACTGCTCGGCGTCCCGCTGGACATCGACCCACAGCGCGACATCGAGGTCACCGCGCCGGTCATCGTGCCCCGCTGGGCTCGTCGCCGGCTCAGGGCAACTCGGAGGGCGCTGCGCTACTGGCCGTTCGGCGACAGCTGCTTGAGGCTGGCCCTCGTCGGCGGGTGCCTGGTGCGTCGACTGGACCCGGTCCTGCGCATCGGCGTGGCCAAGCACGACGGGGAGTTCAAGGCGCATGCCTGGCTCGAGATCGGTGGGCTGAGCCTCGACCCCGCGTCCGTCGACTTCGCGCCCGTCGAGAGCGTGCGGGCATGA
- a CDS encoding asparagine synthase C-terminal domain-containing protein, protein MTTRSGDAGFWRPTPFEIASSWVHGRIPPPGPEPVETPGPRAAFEAAIIPALTLAPCFVAFSGGRDSSAVLAVATDVARRHGLPDPVPVTELYPGIPESDESEWQELVLSHLGLRDWLRLEFPQGNDFLGGEAQASLRRRGLIWPAALHVKATVLDRIGQSGTLLTGEGGDEVLGRRRGAQVSRLWRRSTARVGASDLRSALSTLSPEPLRRWRGRVRLDGAEMQPWLRPAARARHHRLLAADLASEPLSTSESLRWLLTRRAAAMASHNYTTIAAEHGLALHEPLLDPGFVHALAAAAGRWGFASRTDAMRAIFGDLLPDAILARRGKAYFNRAFMGEETRAFAESWDGSGLDPELVDPAVLRAEWLSPFPSAISTPLLQAAWLASTTPQHQGLGR, encoded by the coding sequence ATGACGACGCGTTCCGGAGACGCCGGCTTCTGGCGTCCCACGCCGTTCGAGATCGCCTCGAGCTGGGTCCACGGGCGAATCCCCCCGCCCGGCCCCGAGCCTGTGGAGACTCCAGGCCCGCGTGCAGCGTTCGAGGCTGCCATCATCCCTGCGCTCACCCTCGCTCCTTGCTTCGTGGCCTTCTCGGGTGGTCGCGACTCCTCCGCCGTGCTCGCGGTCGCCACCGACGTGGCGCGCCGCCACGGCCTCCCGGACCCGGTGCCGGTGACCGAGCTCTACCCCGGAATCCCGGAGTCCGACGAGTCCGAGTGGCAGGAGCTGGTCCTGTCCCACCTCGGACTGCGCGACTGGCTGCGACTCGAGTTCCCCCAGGGCAACGACTTCCTCGGCGGCGAGGCCCAGGCGTCCCTGCGCCGTCGCGGCCTCATCTGGCCGGCCGCGCTCCACGTCAAGGCCACCGTCCTCGACCGGATCGGCCAGTCCGGCACCCTACTCACCGGGGAGGGTGGCGACGAGGTGCTGGGACGCCGTCGCGGCGCGCAGGTCAGCCGTCTGTGGCGACGCTCGACAGCTCGGGTCGGTGCGAGTGACCTGCGTTCGGCCCTCTCGACGTTGTCGCCCGAGCCCCTCCGACGGTGGCGTGGTCGCGTGCGGCTGGACGGGGCCGAGATGCAGCCGTGGCTGCGTCCAGCGGCACGCGCTCGCCACCACCGGTTGCTGGCCGCCGACCTCGCCAGCGAGCCACTCTCGACCTCGGAGTCGTTGCGGTGGTTGCTGACCCGTCGCGCCGCAGCGATGGCCTCGCACAACTACACGACCATCGCAGCCGAGCACGGACTCGCCCTGCACGAGCCCCTCCTCGACCCGGGATTCGTCCACGCGCTCGCCGCGGCTGCTGGCAGGTGGGGCTTTGCCTCGCGCACCGACGCCATGCGCGCGATCTTCGGCGACCTGCTGCCGGACGCGATCCTCGCGCGGCGCGGCAAGGCCTACTTCAACAGAGCTTTCATGGGCGAGGAGACCCGAGCCTTCGCAGAGTCCTGGGACGGCAGCGGCCTCGACCCTGAACTTGTCGACCCGGCGGTCCTCCGCGCCGAGTGGCTCTCGCCGTTCCCCTCCGCGATATCCACACCCCTCCTGCAGGCTGCGTGGCTCGCCTCGACGACACCCCAGCACCAGGGGCTGGGCCGATGA
- a CDS encoding lasso RiPP family leader peptide-containing protein, translating into MHPYESPSLTRIGTVAELTQGQIFEQGQDSLSWIPIIGHIFGTASPSPTPGPGGGGGFGS; encoded by the coding sequence ATGCACCCTTACGAATCACCGAGCCTCACCAGGATCGGGACCGTGGCCGAGCTGACTCAAGGCCAGATCTTCGAGCAGGGGCAGGACAGCCTGAGCTGGATCCCGATCATCGGTCACATCTTCGGGACGGCGAGCCCCAGTCCGACGCCGGGTCCCGGTGGCGGAGGCGGCTTCGGCTCCTGA
- a CDS encoding PqqD family protein, with protein MRLRDENLVRREIDGETVLLDLATSTYFSSNTTGTFLLRLLAEDREREFLVAELAREFGLDAQEAAADADAFVAELVEQGLLV; from the coding sequence ATGAGGTTGCGCGACGAGAACCTGGTGCGGCGCGAGATCGACGGCGAGACCGTGCTGCTCGACCTGGCCACCTCGACCTACTTCTCGAGCAACACGACAGGCACCTTCCTCCTCCGGCTGCTCGCCGAGGACCGGGAGCGAGAGTTCCTCGTCGCCGAGCTCGCTCGGGAGTTCGGGCTCGACGCCCAGGAGGCTGCCGCGGACGCGGACGCCTTCGTGGCCGAGCTCGTCGAGCAAGGCCTGCTGGTGTGA
- a CDS encoding holo-ACP synthase, whose amino-acid sequence MTEAAAGGVVGVGVDVAATDRFERLLRRNAPRLWAHWYTQAEVEECLRHPRPALAATARFAVKEATYKAVGARFVHAVRWCDIEVLGSGPGWQVSLKGEVAAQATVAGAQKLHVTTDETADRVIAVVIARGSQSKSERAPSPPTYASPQSMKGDRS is encoded by the coding sequence TTGACTGAGGCAGCGGCGGGAGGTGTCGTCGGCGTGGGCGTGGACGTCGCGGCCACCGACCGCTTCGAGAGACTGTTGCGCAGGAACGCGCCACGGTTGTGGGCCCACTGGTACACCCAGGCAGAGGTCGAGGAGTGCCTTCGGCACCCGCGTCCCGCACTCGCGGCCACGGCTCGCTTCGCAGTGAAGGAGGCGACCTACAAGGCAGTGGGTGCGCGGTTCGTCCATGCGGTGCGCTGGTGCGACATCGAGGTGCTCGGGTCCGGGCCGGGGTGGCAGGTGTCGCTGAAAGGTGAGGTCGCCGCGCAAGCCACGGTGGCAGGTGCTCAGAAGCTCCATGTCACCACTGACGAGACAGCCGACCGGGTCATCGCGGTGGTCATCGCCCGGGGCAGCCAGTCAAAATCCGAGCGCGCGCCGTCGCCACCGACCTACGCTTCGCCACAGTCGATGAAGGGGGACCGATCATGA
- a CDS encoding class I adenylate-forming enzyme family protein yields MMSSQPANASEFLLDQGRSEDVAVIDATGHHTYADLRRAVALQSRQLRAWGLAPGSRVGLLGANSFFWVASYLAIMRTGHTAVPLAAVLTPEDAVSKMAHVGCEALLIDERLSRRFASVLSAARRTATSTGLHEASASDASVVLEEAAPPAETAVLVFTSGTTSRPRAVRVGHDNLVANTSSIVAYLELARDDRMLVVLPFSYCFGASLLHTHLAVGGSVRICETQAFPESIIEAIEGDECTGFAGVPSSYQLLLRASTFESRPLPSLKHLQQAGGRLPNAQVERVAAAQPHARLFVMYGQTEATSRLAYLPPAFLSSKLGSVGRAIPGVHLRITDETGANVPAGTVGEIRVRGENVTHGYWEDPQGTAEKYVDGELLTGDYGRMDEDGFLHVVDRRDDFIKSWGYRVSSHEVEDAVLELGGVAGAAAVGRPDAEAGEAVVLFATLRPGCDLSESQIRAHLRSRLAKHLVPQEIQLLDDLPLNQNGKVLKTRLRELARSSGASSRAHLDLIETGGPSHA; encoded by the coding sequence ATGATGAGTTCGCAGCCCGCGAATGCGAGTGAGTTCCTGCTGGACCAGGGGCGCTCGGAGGACGTGGCCGTCATCGATGCGACAGGTCACCACACCTACGCCGACCTGCGCCGTGCTGTGGCCCTCCAGTCGCGCCAGCTCCGGGCCTGGGGGCTCGCCCCCGGCTCCCGGGTGGGCCTGCTGGGAGCAAACTCGTTCTTCTGGGTCGCCAGCTACCTCGCCATCATGCGGACCGGCCACACGGCGGTGCCACTGGCTGCCGTCCTGACGCCCGAGGACGCCGTGAGCAAGATGGCCCACGTCGGGTGCGAGGCCCTCCTGATCGACGAGAGGTTGTCGCGTCGCTTCGCGTCCGTGCTCTCCGCTGCGCGTCGTACGGCGACGAGCACAGGCCTGCACGAGGCGTCGGCGAGCGACGCGAGCGTCGTCCTGGAGGAGGCCGCGCCACCCGCTGAGACGGCCGTGCTGGTCTTCACCTCGGGGACGACCAGCCGCCCGCGTGCAGTGCGGGTGGGCCACGACAACCTGGTGGCCAACACCTCCTCCATCGTCGCCTACCTCGAGCTGGCCCGCGACGATCGCATGCTCGTCGTCCTGCCCTTCTCCTACTGCTTCGGCGCCTCGCTGCTGCACACCCACCTCGCGGTCGGCGGCAGCGTGCGCATCTGCGAGACCCAGGCGTTCCCCGAGTCGATCATCGAGGCGATCGAGGGCGACGAGTGCACAGGCTTCGCCGGCGTGCCCTCGTCCTACCAGCTGCTCCTGCGTGCCAGCACCTTCGAGTCGCGACCGCTGCCCTCGTTGAAACACCTCCAGCAGGCGGGCGGCCGACTGCCCAACGCACAGGTCGAGCGGGTGGCCGCTGCCCAGCCGCACGCGCGCCTGTTCGTCATGTACGGCCAGACCGAGGCCACCTCGCGCCTCGCCTACCTCCCTCCCGCCTTCCTCTCCTCGAAGCTCGGGTCCGTCGGCCGCGCGATCCCCGGGGTCCACCTGCGCATCACCGACGAGACCGGCGCCAACGTGCCGGCCGGGACCGTGGGGGAGATCAGGGTCCGCGGCGAGAACGTCACCCACGGCTATTGGGAGGACCCCCAAGGCACCGCGGAGAAGTACGTCGACGGCGAGCTGCTCACCGGCGACTACGGTCGGATGGACGAGGACGGGTTCCTCCACGTCGTCGACCGGCGCGACGACTTCATCAAGTCGTGGGGATACCGGGTGTCCAGCCACGAGGTCGAGGACGCCGTGCTGGAGCTCGGCGGAGTCGCCGGCGCCGCGGCCGTGGGACGACCGGACGCCGAGGCCGGCGAAGCAGTCGTGCTGTTCGCCACTCTCCGCCCCGGGTGCGACCTGAGCGAGTCGCAGATCCGTGCGCACCTGCGGTCTCGGCTCGCGAAGCACCTCGTCCCTCAGGAGATCCAGCTCCTTGACGACCTCCCGCTGAACCAGAACGGGAAGGTGCTCAAGACCAGGCTTCGTGAGCTTGCGCGCTCGTCGGGAGCGAGCTCACGGGCTCACCTCGATCTCATCGAAACCGGAGGACCATCACATGCTTAA
- a CDS encoding acyl carrier protein, which produces MNFLFGDESKMPDLTDSLLESGLVDSTGVLELVDFLETDMGVVVADDETLPANLDSIENLTRFVMRKRATSTSA; this is translated from the coding sequence ATGAACTTCCTCTTCGGTGATGAGTCGAAGATGCCTGATCTCACCGACTCGCTGCTCGAGTCCGGCCTCGTGGACTCGACCGGAGTCCTGGAGCTCGTCGACTTCCTCGAGACCGACATGGGCGTCGTCGTGGCCGACGACGAGACGCTGCCGGCCAACCTGGACAGCATCGAGAACCTGACGCGGTTCGTCATGCGCAAGCGCGCGACCAGCACCTCAGCCTGA
- a CDS encoding CatB-related O-acetyltransferase, with the protein MKRRILLPTARRLDERPDLAQFEIGRYSWGHLTVANRNPGCVLKVGQFCSFAFGTEVFLGGEHRTDYVTTYRFGSYPPFNETYASAHAHSAGARGDITIGNDVWIGHRAMILSGVTLGDGVVVGAGSVVRQSAPPYAIVAGNPARVAGFRFPPEQIEAMLRIKWWDWSEDRIVAALDLLMSEDIQSFIDAYDVAVEDSPLPQQQGSASNDGSTSG; encoded by the coding sequence ATGAAGCGCAGGATCCTGTTGCCGACGGCCAGGCGCCTGGACGAGCGCCCCGACCTCGCACAGTTCGAGATCGGGCGTTACTCGTGGGGACATCTGACAGTGGCCAATCGCAACCCCGGTTGTGTGCTCAAGGTGGGCCAGTTCTGCTCCTTCGCCTTCGGAACCGAGGTGTTCCTCGGCGGCGAGCACCGCACTGACTACGTGACGACCTACCGCTTCGGAAGCTATCCGCCATTCAACGAGACCTATGCGTCGGCGCACGCGCACAGCGCGGGTGCTCGTGGTGACATCACCATCGGCAACGACGTATGGATCGGGCACAGGGCGATGATCTTGTCGGGGGTGACGCTGGGTGACGGCGTGGTCGTGGGCGCTGGCAGCGTCGTGCGACAGAGCGCGCCGCCGTACGCCATCGTTGCTGGCAACCCAGCCAGGGTGGCGGGATTCCGATTTCCGCCGGAGCAGATCGAAGCGATGCTGCGGATCAAGTGGTGGGACTGGAGCGAGGACCGCATCGTCGCGGCGCTCGACCTCTTGATGTCGGAGGACATCCAGAGCTTCATCGACGCCTACGACGTCGCCGTCGAGGACAGCCCGCTGCCGCAGCAGCAGGGATCGGCGTCGAACGACGGCTCGACGTCAGGCTGA
- a CDS encoding glycosyltransferase — MESLPSVSVIVPVRDDPRLADCLQALRSQTYPADLVEVLVADNGSSPPVSESLGPECPARCVWEPSGGSYTARNAAVAASRGAVLAFTDADCLPASTWLEEAVSSIVGGADIVAGRVEVYARDDRKPHPVEAYELVQAFPQEVYVRRGGGSVTANMCTTRAAFDAAGPFRPELMSGADIEWSQRANTLGLRTVYAPAAVVRHPARSSYRELNRKLERVITGRHERDRLDGGPAIAPWPTPRSIVPPLGAFRRVRASSLPTARARAAYVVGEFYHRYAAAWYVLRLARRTRAKGST, encoded by the coding sequence ATGGAGTCACTACCGAGCGTCTCGGTGATCGTCCCCGTGCGTGATGATCCCCGGTTGGCCGACTGCCTCCAGGCACTCCGGTCCCAGACCTATCCGGCGGACCTCGTCGAGGTGCTGGTCGCGGACAACGGCAGCAGCCCACCCGTGTCGGAGTCGCTCGGCCCGGAGTGCCCGGCCCGGTGCGTGTGGGAGCCCTCCGGCGGTTCCTACACGGCGCGCAACGCTGCCGTCGCCGCCAGTCGGGGCGCAGTCCTGGCGTTCACCGATGCCGACTGTCTCCCGGCGAGCACGTGGTTGGAAGAGGCTGTGAGCTCGATCGTCGGCGGAGCCGACATCGTGGCCGGCCGTGTCGAGGTCTATGCGCGCGACGATCGCAAGCCGCACCCGGTCGAGGCCTACGAGCTGGTGCAGGCCTTCCCGCAGGAGGTCTACGTCCGCCGCGGGGGTGGTTCTGTGACCGCGAACATGTGCACGACGCGGGCGGCGTTCGACGCAGCCGGACCGTTTCGTCCTGAGTTGATGTCGGGTGCCGACATCGAGTGGTCCCAGCGAGCGAACACCCTCGGCTTGCGCACCGTCTATGCCCCGGCGGCGGTCGTTCGGCACCCCGCCAGGAGCTCCTACCGAGAGTTGAACCGCAAGCTCGAGCGGGTGATCACGGGAAGGCACGAACGAGACAGGCTCGACGGTGGGCCGGCTATCGCCCCATGGCCGACGCCTCGGTCGATCGTCCCGCCGCTCGGTGCCTTCCGCCGTGTCCGTGCCTCGTCGTTGCCGACGGCTCGAGCGCGGGCTGCCTACGTGGTGGGGGAGTTCTACCACCGCTACGCGGCCGCCTGGTACGTGCTTCGGCTCGCCCGGCGAACGCGGGCGAAGGGCTCTACGTGA
- a CDS encoding O-antigen ligase family protein — translation MILPSGAVRPRPGASDWQPVLLKVPARLSRTISGWSPLLWRKWRLTTFTFLATFLVLQFLIPARMVISGMGAAGRPSAAVGCLLGFLWLVSAFRPRGLPRGSQPVRWVVGLFVGVQLLGHVVGFDRLPSPVEASAGTRWLIFVMSIAGVTLAVADGVVSRAALDRLLRTMVVLASMMSMVGILQYLRIVDLTSYIRLPGVQLNSDLIGVSSRGSEDFARVAGTATHYIEYGVVLALILPVALHYAFFASPGGAKVWSWLLAGTVAFGIPLSISRSATLTLVVVLFLLAVVWPWRLRYNALVIGVMGVVAFRAINPGVLGTIRALFANAENDTSVTDRIARTSYVIDLWQERPWLGRGAGMVIPEEYILLDNQWYMTLLDGGVLGVLAMALFFLVPYFMARSIRLRGLDEETRHLGQALAVTIPAAIMSAGTFDSFSFTTWVGVMSVLIGAIGALWRLDGTTVTRPLQLGVPSDSYVTTPLFAQARRRIRGAWSAAELRSRSSATTPSDGRGDS, via the coding sequence ATGATTCTTCCGAGTGGCGCGGTCCGGCCACGACCCGGCGCGAGTGACTGGCAGCCGGTGCTGCTCAAGGTGCCTGCCCGGTTGAGTCGGACGATCAGCGGCTGGAGCCCGCTGTTGTGGCGCAAGTGGCGACTGACGACCTTCACCTTCCTGGCGACCTTCCTCGTCCTCCAGTTCCTGATCCCTGCGCGCATGGTCATCAGTGGCATGGGTGCGGCCGGCCGGCCGAGTGCGGCTGTTGGGTGCCTGCTCGGGTTCTTGTGGCTGGTCTCCGCGTTCCGCCCACGTGGACTGCCCCGAGGAAGCCAGCCGGTCCGGTGGGTCGTCGGGCTGTTCGTGGGCGTGCAGCTCCTCGGACACGTCGTGGGCTTCGACAGGTTGCCCTCGCCCGTCGAGGCCAGCGCAGGGACGCGGTGGCTGATCTTCGTGATGTCGATCGCCGGGGTGACGCTGGCCGTAGCCGACGGCGTGGTGTCCCGGGCGGCCCTGGACCGACTGCTGAGGACCATGGTCGTGCTGGCGTCGATGATGTCGATGGTCGGGATCCTGCAGTACCTGCGCATCGTCGACCTGACGAGCTACATCCGGCTTCCGGGCGTCCAGCTCAACTCGGACCTGATCGGGGTCTCGAGCCGAGGGTCCGAGGACTTCGCACGAGTGGCCGGCACCGCGACGCACTACATCGAGTACGGCGTCGTCCTGGCCCTCATCCTGCCGGTGGCACTGCACTACGCCTTCTTCGCCTCACCCGGAGGCGCCAAGGTCTGGAGCTGGCTCCTTGCCGGGACTGTGGCCTTCGGCATCCCGCTCTCCATCTCACGCTCGGCGACCTTGACCCTGGTGGTGGTGCTCTTCCTGCTCGCGGTGGTGTGGCCCTGGCGACTGCGATACAACGCCTTGGTCATCGGAGTAATGGGCGTGGTGGCGTTCCGCGCGATCAACCCAGGAGTCCTGGGAACCATCAGGGCGTTGTTCGCCAACGCGGAGAATGACACGAGCGTGACAGACAGGATCGCTCGTACGAGCTACGTGATCGACCTGTGGCAAGAACGCCCCTGGCTCGGTCGAGGAGCGGGGATGGTCATCCCGGAGGAGTACATCCTCTTGGACAACCAGTGGTACATGACGCTGCTCGACGGTGGAGTCCTGGGTGTTCTCGCGATGGCTCTGTTCTTCCTGGTGCCCTACTTCATGGCGCGCAGCATCAGGCTGCGCGGCCTGGACGAGGAGACACGGCACCTCGGCCAGGCTCTGGCCGTGACCATCCCGGCGGCGATCATGTCAGCGGGGACGTTCGACTCCTTCTCGTTCACGACCTGGGTCGGGGTGATGAGTGTGCTGATCGGCGCGATAGGCGCCCTGTGGCGTCTTGACGGGACGACGGTGACGCGCCCCTTGCAGCTCGGGGTGCCCTCGGACTCCTACGTGACCACGCCTCTGTTCGCCCAGGCACGACGGCGGATAAGAGGCGCCTGGTCTGCTGCCGAGCTGCGGTCGCGGTCCTCCGCGACGACCCCCTCGGACGGGAGGGGCGACTCGTGA